The genomic region CCGGTACGCTCTGCCGTCTCTGCAATCTGCATTGCGGAGGCGTCAAGTACGCGATGGTCAAATGCCTTAAGTTTTATACGGATTTTCTTTGCCAAAATATTCCCCTCCTGGGGTTCTCTTATTCGATGATCTCTGTAACGACGCCTGCACCTACCGTGCGGCCGCCTTCGCGTACTGCGAAGCGGAGTCCGGGCTGCATTGCTATCGGCACGATGAGGTTGACTTCAAATGTGCTGTTGTCCCCAGGCATTACCATTTCGACCCCCTCGGCAAGTTTGATCTCGCCGGTG from Synergistaceae bacterium harbors:
- the tuf gene encoding elongation factor Tu (EF-Tu; promotes GTP-dependent binding of aminoacyl-tRNA to the A-site of ribosomes during protein biosynthesis; when the tRNA anticodon matches the mRNA codon, GTP hydrolysis results; the inactive EF-Tu-GDP leaves the ribosome and release of GDP is promoted by elongation factor Ts; many prokaryotes have two copies of the gene encoding EF-Tu) gives rise to the protein TGEIKLAEGVEMVMPGDNSTFEVNLIVPIAMQPGLRFAVREGGRTVGAGVVTEIIE